The following are encoded together in the Kribbella sp. CA-293567 genome:
- a CDS encoding ABC transporter permease, whose protein sequence is MSTDQVTTTYVPRPGSASWPRKVYSHAVMEFRLLLRNGEQLLLALVIPLGLLLLLGGTGLGDRLPLGNGPTVDLAVPRVLALAVLSTSFTSLAIATGFERRYGVIKRLGASPLSRTGLLAGKIGSVLAIQVVQLAVLIAAGFALGWKPVGGVAAAFGVLLMVLCGTAAFASLGLLMAGVLRAEATLAAANLLYLLLLVGGAIMTPVEEYPEGMQGVVRLLPSAALANGLANATLEGVVPWAAALSLALWAAVLGYLVSRTFRWD, encoded by the coding sequence GTGAGTACGGACCAAGTGACCACTACCTACGTACCGCGCCCAGGTTCGGCTTCTTGGCCCCGCAAGGTCTACTCGCACGCAGTGATGGAGTTCCGGCTCCTGCTGCGCAACGGGGAGCAGCTACTGCTCGCTCTGGTGATCCCGCTGGGCCTGCTGCTGCTCCTGGGTGGCACTGGGCTGGGCGATCGGCTGCCGCTCGGCAATGGCCCGACCGTGGATCTCGCAGTACCGCGGGTGCTTGCTCTGGCCGTGCTGTCGACGTCCTTTACCTCACTGGCCATCGCGACTGGCTTCGAACGCCGGTACGGCGTCATCAAACGACTCGGCGCCTCTCCCCTGTCCCGGACCGGTCTGCTGGCCGGGAAGATCGGCTCGGTCCTGGCGATCCAGGTGGTCCAGCTGGCCGTACTGATCGCGGCCGGCTTCGCCTTGGGCTGGAAGCCGGTCGGTGGAGTTGCAGCCGCTTTCGGCGTACTGCTGATGGTGCTGTGTGGCACTGCGGCCTTCGCTTCGCTCGGGCTGCTGATGGCCGGAGTACTGCGCGCCGAAGCGACGCTGGCCGCCGCGAACCTGCTCTACCTGCTGCTGTTGGTGGGCGGCGCGATCATGACGCCTGTCGAGGAGTATCCGGAGGGCATGCAAGGCGTAGTACGGCTCCTGCCGAGCGCCGCCCTCGCCAACGGGCTGGCGAACGCCACCCTGGAAGGCGTCGTACCGTGGGCCGCCGCACTCTCCCTGGCGTTGTGGGCAGCAGTGCTGGGCTACCTGGTGTCAAGGACCTTCCGATGGGATTGA
- a CDS encoding ABC transporter ATP-binding protein, with product MEIDNLVVRYGEKAAVDGLSLTVTGGTVTSVLGPNGAGKTTTVESCEGFRRPDSGTVRVLGLDPIADHDELMPRIGVMLQEGGAWSGVRALEMLRYVASLHAHPLDLPGLIERLDLGTCGRTPYRRLSGGQKQRLSLAMAIVGRPEIVFLDEPTTGLDPHGRREIWQLIRDLRDDGVTVVLTTHAMDEAEQLSDQVHVVSAGKVIASGSPDVLTEHGAKSLEDVYLALTARESK from the coding sequence GTGGAGATCGACAACCTCGTCGTCCGGTACGGCGAGAAGGCCGCTGTGGACGGGCTCAGTCTCACCGTAACCGGCGGAACAGTGACGTCCGTGCTCGGCCCCAACGGAGCCGGCAAGACGACCACGGTGGAGAGCTGTGAGGGCTTCCGCCGGCCCGACTCGGGTACGGTCCGGGTGCTCGGGCTCGACCCGATCGCCGACCACGACGAGCTGATGCCCCGGATCGGGGTCATGCTGCAGGAGGGTGGCGCCTGGTCGGGCGTCCGCGCGCTGGAGATGCTCCGGTACGTCGCCTCGCTGCACGCCCATCCCCTGGACCTGCCGGGGCTGATCGAGCGGCTGGACCTCGGGACGTGCGGGCGTACGCCGTACCGGCGACTGTCGGGCGGCCAGAAGCAGCGGCTGTCGCTGGCGATGGCGATCGTCGGGCGGCCGGAGATCGTGTTCCTGGACGAGCCGACCACCGGCCTGGACCCGCACGGCCGCCGGGAGATCTGGCAGCTGATCCGGGACCTGCGCGACGACGGCGTGACGGTCGTGCTGACCACCCACGCGATGGACGAGGCAGAGCAACTGTCCGACCAGGTGCACGTGGTGTCGGCCGGCAAGGTGATCGCCTCCGGCAGTCCCGACGTACTGACCGAGCACGGCGCCAAGTCGCTCGAAGATGTCTACCTGGCGCTGACGGCTCGGGAGAGTAAGTGA